From the genome of Elusimicrobiaceae bacterium:
TGCAATTCTACCGTTTCATCGAATTTGGCTTTTGCATTGTCTTTGACAATTTGAGCCGCTTCTTCAAAACTGTAGGTTTTGTTAGCGTCAAATGCTTTTTTGGCAGCTTCCATTCTTTTTCCCATCTTAAAACTCCTTAGGTAATAACGGGCTTACGCCCTCCCTGTATTTAAATTTATTTTACTACGTCTACACCCATGCTGCGGGCGGTGCCCTTTACCATTTCGGCGGCTTGTTTAATATCTTTCGTATTCAAGTCGGGCAATTTTTCAGCGGCGATTTCTTCGCATTGTTTTTGGGTAATCTTACCCACTTTGTCTTTGTGCGGAGCGCCGGAACCTTTGGCCAAGCCTAATTTTTTTACAATAAGCACAGCCATCGGCGGCATCTTCGTGATGAAGGTGAAAGAGCGGTCTTCAAATACAGTAATGACGACCGGAATCTTAATACCTTTTTCCAGTTTCGCGGTTTTGGCGTTAAACTGTTTGCAGAATTCCATGATATTTACACCATGCTGACCCAAGGCCGGGCCCACCGGAGGTGCCGGATTGGCTGCGCCTGCAGGGATCTGCAGCTTGATGTAACCTTTAATTTTTTTCTCTTTTGCCATTTTTTACTCCAATAATTTTTACTACAAACGCCCGATAAAAACGGGCTTAAATTAGTTCTTTTCCACTTGCAGAAAATCTACTTCCACCGGGGTAGAACGATCAAAGACCGTTACCATGACTTTAAGTTTATTTTTCTGCTCGTTGACTTCTTCCACTTTTCCGATAAAATGCTTAAACGGACCTTCGGTAATACGTACACTTTCGCCCCGTTCAAAGTTCACAATATGTTTCGGTTTGCCACCTTCTTCGGTGAGCTCTACAATACCGGCAATTTCTTCTTCCGGAAGCGGGACCGGATTTGGATCTCCTAAAAATCCCGTCACTCCGATGATGTTTTTAATAAACCAGTAGGATTCGCTGGTTAAATTCATTTGCACGAGTACGTAGCTGGGGAAGAATTTGCGTTTGCGAAGGATTTTCTTATTCTGTTTGACTTCCACTACTTCTTCCGTCGGAACTAGCGCTTGAAACACGCGGTCGCCAAAGCCTTGCACTTCAATTTGTTGCAAGATTTTTTGGCGCACTTTATCTTCATGTCCGGTTTGGGTATGTACCACATACCAATTCTTTTCTTCAGACATTAGCGTCCCCCTACCATTAGGCCTAATATTTTGGTCAGACCAAAATCTATAATCCCTACGTAAGCAGAAGTCAAAGCTACCACAATCGCCACCAAAATAGTACTCTGTACTACTTCTTTGCGGCTTAACCAAGTGGATTTCTTTAACTCGGACACGCATTGTTTTAGGAAATCAGTTGCTTTCTTCATAATTAATCCTTTGCGTAAAACTGGCAGGAGCGGAAGGACTCGAACCTTCAGTCCCGGTTTTGGAGACCGGTGGTTTACCAGTTAACCGACGCTCCCCCCAAAAATCTTAAGAAGCCTTGGTTTCCTTATGCAAGGTGCTCTTACCGCATTTCTTGCAAAATTTGTTGACTTCTAATTTATAATCTTTCTTTTTGCCGCGCACTTGGTAATAATTTTTATTCTTGCATACGGTGCAAGCCAAGGCGATGCTGATTCTTTCATTGGTTGCCATCTTAATTTTCCTTACGATAAATTGTGTTCACTTTATGATACCTACAGGGACATTGGCGCACCAATGCCCCTGTAACAGTGAACTAAACAATAGAACTACTCAATGATCTTGGTGACGACACCAGCACCTACGGTGTGACCGCCTTCGCGGATAGCGAAGCGCAAGCCTTCTTCCATAGCGACCGGGGTGATGAGTTTCACTTCGATTTCGGCGTTATCGCCCGGCATGATCATTTCTTGTTTGAAGTTGAGTTCGCCGGTAACGTCGGTGGTGCGCAAGTAGAATTGCGGTTTATAACCCGGGGTTAACGGGGTATGGCGGCCGCCTTCTTCTTTCTTCAAGATGTATACTTGGCCCATGAAATGTTTGTGCGGGGTGATAGATTTCGGCGCAGCCAAAACCTGTCCGCGTTCTACTTGGTTCTTTTCAATACCGCGCAACAAAATACCTACGTTATCGCCGGCGATACCTTCGTCCAAGAGTTTGCGGAACATTTCAATACCCGTGGCAACGGTGCTTAAGTTATCGCGGAAACCGATGATTTCCAAAGCGTCACCTACGTGCACCTTACCGCGTTCAATACGACCGGTAGCTACGGTACCGCGGCCGGTGATGGAGAATACGTCTTCTACAGCCATCAAGAACGGTTTATCGGTATCGCGTTTCGGTTCAGGGATCCAGCTGTCCAAGGCTTCCATTAAGCGGTGGATGCAGGGTTCACCCAGTTCACCTTGATCGCCTTCGATGGCTTTCAAAGCAGAACCGCGTACGATGGGGGTATTGTCACCATCAAATTCATATTTGGACAATAATTCGCGGATTTCCATTTCTACCAAATCCAACATTTCTTTATCGTCCATCAAATCTACTTTGTTCAAGAACACGACCAATTTGGGTACGTTTACCTGTTTGGCCAAAAGTACGTGTTCGCGGGTTTGCGGCATCGGGCCGTCTACCGCAGACACCACCAAGATAGCACCGTCCATCTGAGCGGCACCGGTGATCATGTTTTTAATGTAGTCAGCATGTCCCGGGCAGTCGATGTGTGCATAGTGGCGTTTTTCGGATTCGTATTCTACGTGAGAAACAGCAACCGTTACGATTTTAGAAGCGTCACGGACCACACCGCCTTTGGCGATATCCGTGTAAGCCATAGCTTTGGCTTTACCTTCTTTGGCTAATACTTTGGTAATAGCGGTGGTGAGCGTGGTC
Proteins encoded in this window:
- the rplK gene encoding 50S ribosomal protein L11, producing the protein MAKEKKIKGYIKLQIPAGAANPAPPVGPALGQHGVNIMEFCKQFNAKTAKLEKGIKIPVVITVFEDRSFTFITKMPPMAVLIVKKLGLAKGSGAPHKDKVGKITQKQCEEIAAEKLPDLNTKDIKQAAEMVKGTARSMGVDVVK
- the nusG gene encoding transcription termination/antitermination factor NusG, translating into MSEEKNWYVVHTQTGHEDKVRQKILQQIEVQGFGDRVFQALVPTEEVVEVKQNKKILRKRKFFPSYVLVQMNLTSESYWFIKNIIGVTGFLGDPNPVPLPEEEIAGIVELTEEGGKPKHIVNFERGESVRITEGPFKHFIGKVEEVNEQKNKLKVMVTVFDRSTPVEVDFLQVEKN
- the secE gene encoding preprotein translocase subunit SecE, whose translation is MKKATDFLKQCVSELKKSTWLSRKEVVQSTILVAIVVALTSAYVGIIDFGLTKILGLMVGGR
- the rpmG gene encoding 50S ribosomal protein L33, which translates into the protein MATNERISIALACTVCKNKNYYQVRGKKKDYKLEVNKFCKKCGKSTLHKETKAS
- the tuf gene encoding elongation factor Tu, whose amino-acid sequence is MAKEKFSRSKPHVNVGTIGHVDHGKTTLTTAITKVLAKEGKAKAMAYTDIAKGGVVRDASKIVTVAVSHVEYESEKRHYAHIDCPGHADYIKNMITGAAQMDGAILVVSAVDGPMPQTREHVLLAKQVNVPKLVVFLNKVDLMDDKEMLDLVEMEIRELLSKYEFDGDNTPIVRGSALKAIEGDQGELGEPCIHRLMEALDSWIPEPKRDTDKPFLMAVEDVFSITGRGTVATGRIERGKVHVGDALEIIGFRDNLSTVATGIEMFRKLLDEGIAGDNVGILLRGIEKNQVERGQVLAAPKSITPHKHFMGQVYILKKEEGGRHTPLTPGYKPQFYLRTTDVTGELNFKQEMIMPGDNAEIEVKLITPVAMEEGLRFAIREGGHTVGAGVVTKIIE